A window of the Clostridia bacterium genome harbors these coding sequences:
- the gdhA gene encoding NADP-specific glutamate dehydrogenase has translation MKILASVMEQVVKRNPNEPEFHQAVQEVLESLEPVAERHPEWVAAGIFARIVEPERMIMFRVPWVDDNGKVQVNRGFRIQFNSAIGPYKGGLRLHPSVNASILKFLGFEQIFKNSLTGLPIGGGKGGSDFDPKGKSDGEVMRFCQSFMTELQRHIGENTDVPAGDIGTGAREIGFMYGQYKRLRNDFTGVLTGKGLTWGGSLARTEATGYGLCYFMEEAMQAKGKSFKGSTVVISGSGNVAIYATEKVHQMGGKVVALSDSNGYIYDPDGIKLDTVKQLKEVERKRISEYVKIHPNATYTEGCTGIWNVKCDIALPSATQNEIDEQSAKTLVANGCFAVGEGANMPSTPEAVEVYLKNKIIYGPAKAANAGGVATSALEMCQNSMRYSWTFEEVDAKLKDIMVNIYKNASKAAADYGDPDNLVLGANIAGFLKVANAMYAQGVAY, from the coding sequence ATGAAAATACTTGCAAGTGTAATGGAACAAGTTGTTAAAAGAAATCCTAACGAACCTGAGTTTCATCAGGCAGTTCAGGAAGTACTAGAATCCTTGGAACCTGTAGCAGAAAGGCATCCTGAATGGGTTGCAGCCGGAATCTTTGCTAGGATAGTTGAACCCGAAAGAATGATCATGTTCAGAGTGCCATGGGTAGATGACAACGGTAAGGTGCAGGTTAACCGTGGTTTCAGAATTCAATTCAACAGTGCTATTGGGCCTTACAAGGGTGGTTTAAGACTTCATCCTTCAGTAAATGCCAGCATTCTCAAATTCCTTGGATTTGAGCAGATATTCAAAAACTCTTTGACAGGTCTTCCTATCGGTGGAGGTAAGGGTGGAAGTGACTTCGATCCTAAGGGTAAATCAGATGGAGAAGTTATGAGATTCTGCCAGAGCTTTATGACAGAATTACAAAGACATATAGGTGAAAACACAGACGTACCTGCAGGAGATATCGGAACAGGTGCAAGAGAAATAGGTTTCATGTACGGACAGTACAAGAGATTGAGAAATGATTTTACTGGCGTATTGACAGGAAAAGGCTTGACTTGGGGTGGAAGCTTGGCTAGAACTGAAGCTACAGGTTATGGACTTTGCTACTTTATGGAAGAAGCAATGCAGGCTAAGGGCAAATCCTTCAAGGGTTCAACCGTTGTTATTTCCGGTTCGGGTAATGTTGCAATATATGCGACTGAAAAAGTACACCAGATGGGTGGTAAGGTTGTTGCATTAAGCGATTCAAACGGATACATATATGATCCGGACGGAATTAAGCTTGATACAGTAAAGCAATTAAAAGAAGTTGAAAGAAAGAGAATTAGCGAGTATGTTAAGATACATCCAAATGCAACATATACCGAAGGATGTACTGGAATCTGGAATGTAAAATGTGATATAGCTCTTCCTTCAGCTACACAGAACGAAATTGACGAGCAGTCAGCTAAGACTCTTGTAGCTAACGGATGTTTTGCAGTAGGTGAAGGTGCAAACATGCCTTCAACCCCTGAAGCAGTTGAAGTATACCTTAAGAATAAAATCATATATGGGCCTGCAAAAGCTGCAAATGCAGGCGGTGTTGCAACTTCAGCTCTTGAAATGTGCCAGAACAGCATGAGATATTCATGGACATTTGAAGAAGTAGATGCAAAACTCAAGGATATAATGGTTAATATCTACAAAAATGCAAGCAAAGCTGCTGCTGATTACGGAGATCCAGATAACCTCGTATTAGGTGCAAATATTGCAGGTTTCTTAAAAGTAGCAAATGCTATGTATGCTCAAGGTGTAGCATACTAA
- a CDS encoding sulfide/dihydroorotate dehydrogenase-like FAD/NAD-binding protein: protein MFKIVRKETLNPAVKLMEIEAPYVAKKAQPGQFIIFRINEDGERIPLTIADYDREKGTVTIIFQEVGKSTRMLGALNEGDFLLDFVGPLGIASHFGGLKKVAVIGGGLGTAIAYPQAKHLHALGVEVHSIAGFRNKELIILEKEMAAVSEKLIIATDDGSNGNKGFVTDALKKLIEEGNQYDLVIAIGPLIMMKVVSNLTKQYGIKTVVSMNPVMIDGTGMCGGCRVTVGGKTKFACVDGPDFDGHEVDFDEAMRRQLMYKSEEKQSVENHECRLAK, encoded by the coding sequence ATGTTCAAAATAGTAAGGAAGGAAACACTGAATCCTGCCGTAAAGCTTATGGAGATTGAAGCTCCATATGTGGCAAAGAAAGCTCAACCCGGTCAATTCATAATATTCAGAATAAATGAAGATGGCGAGAGAATTCCTCTAACAATTGCTGATTATGATCGTGAAAAAGGTACTGTTACCATTATATTTCAGGAAGTTGGGAAATCCACAAGAATGCTGGGAGCTTTGAATGAAGGCGACTTTTTGCTTGACTTTGTGGGGCCATTAGGCATAGCTTCACATTTTGGCGGACTAAAAAAAGTTGCTGTAATAGGGGGTGGGCTGGGAACTGCCATTGCATATCCTCAAGCCAAGCATTTGCACGCTTTAGGGGTTGAAGTACACTCCATAGCCGGTTTTAGGAATAAGGAACTCATTATACTTGAAAAAGAAATGGCAGCTGTAAGTGAAAAGTTAATTATTGCTACTGACGACGGATCTAACGGCAATAAAGGCTTTGTGACTGACGCGTTAAAGAAACTAATAGAGGAAGGCAATCAGTATGATCTGGTAATAGCAATCGGACCACTGATCATGATGAAGGTAGTGAGCAATCTCACGAAACAATATGGCATTAAAACCGTAGTAAGTATGAACCCCGTAATGATTGACGGTACAGGGATGTGCGGAGGATGCCGGGTAACTGTAGGTGGAAAAACCAAGTTTGCATGCGTTGACGGACCTGACTTTGATGGACATGAAGTTGATTTTGATGAAGCGATGAGGAGACAACTGATGTATAAATCAGAAGAAAAACAAAGTGTGGAAAATCATGAGTGCAGGTTGGCGAAATAA
- the gltA gene encoding NADPH-dependent glutamate synthase, translating to MPNMSLNKVSMPEQDPNVRNKNFTEVALGYTEEMAKEEAQRCLQCKHKPCVEGCPVNVQIPEFIKLVAEGRFEEAYEKVRETNSLPAICGRVCPQETQCEQLCVRAKKGESVGIGRLERFVADWYMSKKEVKQEKAERLNRKVAVIGSGPAGLTCAGDLAKKGYDVTIFEAFHTPGGVLMYGIPEFRLPKALVQKEIDTVRQLGVEIKTNMVIGKVLSLDELIEEGYEAVFIGSGAGLPSFMGIPGENLNGVYSANEFLTRINLMKAYKFPDCDTPVKVGRNVAVVGGGNVAMDAARSAKRLGAENVYIVYRRSESEMPARLEEVHHAKEEGIIFKLLTNPTGIIGTDDGWVKGMECVVMELGEPDSSGRRRPVAKQGSEHIVDVETVVIAIGQSPNPLIKSTTPGLETQKWGGIIVEEETGATSKSGVYAGGDAVTGAATVILAMGAGKKAAKAIDEYIQSK from the coding sequence ATGCCAAATATGTCTTTAAATAAAGTAAGCATGCCTGAACAGGATCCCAATGTGAGGAATAAAAACTTCACTGAAGTAGCATTGGGATATACTGAAGAAATGGCTAAAGAAGAAGCGCAGAGATGTTTACAGTGCAAGCATAAGCCCTGTGTGGAAGGTTGCCCGGTAAATGTTCAGATACCTGAGTTTATTAAACTTGTAGCAGAAGGTAGATTTGAAGAAGCATATGAAAAAGTAAGGGAAACTAACAGCCTTCCTGCTATATGCGGCAGGGTTTGCCCGCAGGAGACACAATGCGAACAGTTGTGTGTAAGAGCCAAAAAAGGTGAATCAGTAGGTATAGGACGACTTGAAAGGTTTGTAGCCGATTGGTATATGTCAAAAAAAGAAGTTAAGCAGGAAAAGGCGGAGAGGCTGAACAGAAAGGTTGCTGTAATCGGTTCGGGACCTGCAGGTTTGACATGTGCTGGAGACCTGGCAAAGAAAGGTTATGATGTCACTATATTTGAAGCCTTCCATACTCCGGGCGGTGTGTTGATGTACGGTATTCCTGAATTCAGGCTTCCAAAAGCGCTGGTTCAGAAAGAAATCGATACAGTAAGACAGCTTGGTGTGGAAATAAAAACAAATATGGTTATTGGAAAGGTGCTTTCCCTGGATGAATTGATTGAGGAAGGCTATGAAGCCGTATTTATCGGTTCGGGAGCAGGACTGCCCAGCTTTATGGGTATACCTGGCGAAAACCTGAATGGTGTTTACTCGGCAAATGAGTTTCTTACAAGAATTAATCTTATGAAAGCATACAAATTCCCTGACTGCGATACTCCGGTCAAAGTAGGCAGAAATGTTGCAGTAGTAGGCGGCGGTAATGTTGCTATGGATGCTGCAAGGAGTGCAAAAAGGCTTGGAGCTGAAAATGTATATATAGTATACAGACGTTCAGAATCAGAAATGCCTGCAAGACTTGAAGAAGTGCATCATGCAAAGGAAGAAGGAATTATATTTAAGCTGCTGACTAATCCTACAGGTATTATCGGAACAGATGACGGATGGGTAAAAGGTATGGAATGTGTGGTAATGGAGCTTGGAGAACCGGACAGCTCTGGCAGGAGAAGACCAGTTGCTAAACAAGGATCCGAGCATATAGTTGATGTTGAGACTGTGGTTATTGCCATAGGGCAGAGTCCAAATCCTCTTATCAAATCAACTACACCGGGTCTGGAGACGCAAAAGTGGGGCGGAATTATAGTGGAGGAAGAAACCGGGGCTACCAGTAAATCAGGGGTTTATGCCGGAGGCGATGCTGTCACGGGTGCTGCAACTGTCATACTGGCAATGGGAGCAGGTAAGAAGGCTGCAAAAGCAATAGATGAATATATACAAAGTAAATAA
- a CDS encoding secondary thiamine-phosphate synthase enzyme YjbQ, with protein MMYTLNVKTQSRTSMIDITSKVQQVVKESGIKSGVCTVFVPHTTAGITINENADPDVVSDMLKEINKIVPFDDNYAHMEGNSAAHIKASMFGFSLQVIIENSELQLGTWQGIYFCEFDGPRSRKVYVKITG; from the coding sequence ATCATGTATACTTTAAATGTAAAAACCCAATCGCGGACTTCTATGATTGATATTACTTCAAAGGTTCAGCAAGTGGTCAAAGAAAGCGGAATAAAATCAGGTGTATGTACGGTTTTTGTTCCTCATACCACAGCTGGTATTACAATAAATGAGAACGCAGATCCAGATGTTGTATCAGATATGTTGAAAGAAATCAATAAAATTGTTCCGTTTGACGATAATTATGCCCATATGGAGGGTAACTCAGCGGCACATATAAAAGCAAGCATGTTTGGTTTTTCATTACAAGTTATTATTGAGAACAGTGAGCTTCAGCTAGGTACATGGCAGGGTATATACTTCTGTGAGTTTGACGGTCCGAGGAGCCGAAAGGTTTATGTGAAAATTACAGGATGA
- a CDS encoding PilZ domain-containing protein → MYTVHLKAGDIVSIRHYSGINPFKSVVLDANEDILLVRLTKDFALMNFLEGDPIVFGYELEGQIFVYGGNISCINNNESIVELNVDKVEEGAEKRQYERYPVSLYADMRERVSRKKYLATIKDISYYGIKIYSKSDIELKQELEIDIYMDKNMLFLKATVLRKNMLGKFFEYGMGIHYEDTNSINAMKEYIKRLINEQEEAIRKLRGK, encoded by the coding sequence GTGTATACTGTTCATTTAAAAGCCGGAGATATTGTGTCAATACGGCACTACTCGGGAATTAATCCGTTTAAAAGTGTTGTACTTGATGCAAATGAGGATATACTTCTGGTAAGACTTACAAAGGATTTTGCTTTAATGAATTTCCTTGAAGGCGACCCTATTGTATTTGGTTATGAACTGGAGGGACAGATTTTTGTATATGGGGGGAATATATCCTGTATCAACAATAATGAGTCAATAGTAGAACTGAATGTTGACAAAGTTGAGGAAGGGGCTGAAAAAAGGCAGTACGAGAGATATCCGGTTTCCCTTTATGCGGATATGAGGGAAAGAGTTAGCAGAAAAAAGTATCTTGCTACAATAAAGGATATAAGCTACTATGGAATAAAAATATATTCCAAATCAGATATAGAGCTGAAGCAGGAACTGGAAATAGATATTTATATGGATAAAAATATGTTGTTTCTGAAAGCTACTGTCTTAAGAAAGAATATGCTTGGCAAGTTCTTTGAGTATGGTATGGGAATACATTATGAAGATACAAATTCAATAAATGCTATGAAAGAGTATATAAAACGTCTTATAAACGAGCAGGAGGAAGCGATAAGGAAGCTAAGGGGCAAGTAG